One region of Megalopta genalis isolate 19385.01 chromosome 15, iyMegGena1_principal, whole genome shotgun sequence genomic DNA includes:
- the Nt5b gene encoding 5' nucleotidase B isoform X7: MDYTLAEYKSPQYEQLGFTLLKDRLVSLGYPQEIKAFEYDPSFPVRGLWFDTLYGNLLKVDAYGNILVCVHGFEFLKHSQVYELYPNKFLQLDESRVYVLNTLFNLPETYLLACLIDFFTNSPQYTREKTGVKEGELTMSFKSIFQDVRNAVDWIHLHGDLKSKTIENLDEYVKKDERLPMFLNRIRESGARIFLLTNSDYVFTDKIMTYLFDFPHGAKSDEPHRNWKTYFDTIVVDARKPLFFGEGTILRQVDTKTGALKLGTHKGPLHTGEVYSGGSCDVFTELIGAKGKDVLYVGDHIFGDILKSKKIRGWRTFLIVPELVQELHVWTDKCQLFAELQNLDVMLGEMYKNLDSSTKEKPDISKLRASIRDVTHKMDLSYGMMGSLFRSGSRQTFFSSQVVRYADLYAATFLNLIYYPFSYMFRAPAMLMPHESTVAHEQRFVMETPMISRSRTFKLNDEEEEPTRPSKTLYVECSNNQIPHARPETPRNVTHTHDEDCSDEDSDSQKQANHDFIRPCYVNGVL, from the exons ATGGATTACACGTTGGCAG AGTACAAATCGCCACAGTACGAACAATTGGGTTTTACGTTATTGAAGGATCGTCTTGTGTCGTTGGGATATCCGCAAGAGATCAAGGCGTTCGAATACGACCCTAGTTTCCCAGTGCGAGGATTATGGTTCGACACGCTTTATGGGAATCTCCTCAAAGTGGACGCCTATGGAAACATCTTGGTCTGCGTCCACGGTTTCGAATTTTTGAAACA TTCACAAGTATACGAGCTTTATCCGAACAAATTTTTACAATTGGACGAGTCCAGGGTATACGTGCTCAACACACTGTTCAATCTTCCCGAAACGTATCTACTAGCGTGCCTAATCGACTTTTTTACCAATTCGCCGCAATACACGCGAGAGAAGACAGGAGTGAAAGAGGGGGAATTGACAATGAGTTTCAAGAGCATATTCCAGGATGTTCGAAACGCGGTCGACTGGATACATCTTCACGGTGACCTTAAGTCGAAAACCATCGAAAACTTGGACGAGTATGTGAAAAAGGACGAAAGGTTACCAATGTTCCTTAACAGGATCAGAGAAAGCGGGGCGAGAATATTCCTGTTAACGAATAGCGATTACGTTTTTACCGATAAGATTATGACTTATCTGTTTGACTTTCCTCATGGAGCGAAA TCCGATGAACCGCATCGGAATTGGAAAACCTATTTCGATACTATCGTGGTTGATGCTAGGAAACCGTTGTTCTTTGGTGAAGGTACGATTTTGCGACAAGTAGATACGAAAACTGGTGCATTGAAGCTTGGAACCCACAAAGGCCCGCTTCATACGG GAGAAGTCTATTCGGGAGGTTCGTGTGACGTTTTCACCGAACTGATAGGAGCTAAAGGCAAAGATGTATTATACGTCGGTGATCATATTTTTGGTGATATTTTGAAGAGTAAAAAGATCAGAGGGTGGAGAACATTTTTAATAGTGCCTGAATTAGTTCAAGAGCTTCACGTCTGGACAGACAAGTGTCAATTGTTTGCCGAATTACAGAATCTAGACGTTATGTTAGGGGAAATGTATAA AAATTTAGATAGCAGCACAAAAGAAAAGCCCGACATTTCTAAGCTCCGAGCTTCTATAAGAGATGTTACGCACAAAATGGATTTGTCTTACGGCATGATGGGTTCTCTGTTTCGAAGCGGAAGTAGACAAACCTTCTTTAGTAGTCAAGTAGTTAGGTATGCTGACCTTTATGCAGCAACTTTCTTGAACCTGATTTATTACCCGTTTTCGTACATGTTCAGAGCACCCGCTATGTTG atGCCCCATGAAAGCACCGTAGCCCACGAGCAGAGATTCGTAATGGAAACACCAATGATCAGTCGGTCCCGAACTTTTAAACtcaacgatgaagaagaagaaccaACCAGACCATCC AAGACGTTGTACGTGGAGTGTTCGAACAATCAAATTCCACACGCAAGGCCTGAAACTCCGCGCAATGTAACGCATACACACGACGAAGACTGTAGCGACGAAGACAGCGATTCCCAGAAGCAGGCGAACCAT GATTTTATACGACCCTGCTACGTAAACGGAGTACTCTAA
- the Nt5b gene encoding 5' nucleotidase B isoform X2, translated as MCTADAWRIAKFLRFGILPRIMAIRRQRTDGLSTALRTNLSAAFTGPSDTRAIGNSTVRQSTMELESCNSHGDHENGPNTPLHENDPSGTRKYYRQASQRIFVNRSLHLENIKFYGFDMDYTLAEYKSPQYEQLGFTLLKDRLVSLGYPQEIKAFEYDPSFPVRGLWFDTLYGNLLKVDAYGNILVCVHGFEFLKHSQVYELYPNKFLQLDESRVYVLNTLFNLPETYLLACLIDFFTNSPQYTREKTGVKEGELTMSFKSIFQDVRNAVDWIHLHGDLKSKTIENLDEYVKKDERLPMFLNRIRESGARIFLLTNSDYVFTDKIMTYLFDFPHGAKSDEPHRNWKTYFDTIVVDARKPLFFGEGTILRQVDTKTGALKLGTHKGPLHTGEVYSGGSCDVFTELIGAKGKDVLYVGDHIFGDILKSKKIRGWRTFLIVPELVQELHVWTDKCQLFAELQNLDVMLGEMYKNLDSSTKEKPDISKLRASIRDVTHKMDLSYGMMGSLFRSGSRQTFFSSQVVRYADLYAATFLNLIYYPFSYMFRAPAMLMPHESTVAHEQRFVMETPMISRSRTFKLNDEEEEPTRPSTLYVECSNNQIPHARPETPRNVTHTHDEDCSDEDSDSQKQANHDFIRPCYVNGVL; from the exons ATGTGCACCGCGGACGCGTGGAGAATCGCGAAATTCCTTCGATTCGGAATTTTACCTCGAATTATGGCGATCAGACGACAGCGGACGGACGGGTTAAGCACGGCGCTACGAACGAATTTGTCCGCCGCCTTTACAGGTCCAAGTGACACGCGTGCGATTGGCAACTCAACTGTCCGGCAG TCAACCATGGAATTGGAAAGTTGCAACTCACATGGCGATCATGAAAACGGACCCAATACTCCTCTACACGAAAATGATCCCAGCGGaacaagaaaatattatcgacAAGCTAGTCAAAG AATTTTTGTCAACCGTAGTCTCCATTTAGAAAACATCAAGTTCTATGGCTTCGATATGGATTACACGTTGGCAG AGTACAAATCGCCACAGTACGAACAATTGGGTTTTACGTTATTGAAGGATCGTCTTGTGTCGTTGGGATATCCGCAAGAGATCAAGGCGTTCGAATACGACCCTAGTTTCCCAGTGCGAGGATTATGGTTCGACACGCTTTATGGGAATCTCCTCAAAGTGGACGCCTATGGAAACATCTTGGTCTGCGTCCACGGTTTCGAATTTTTGAAACA TTCACAAGTATACGAGCTTTATCCGAACAAATTTTTACAATTGGACGAGTCCAGGGTATACGTGCTCAACACACTGTTCAATCTTCCCGAAACGTATCTACTAGCGTGCCTAATCGACTTTTTTACCAATTCGCCGCAATACACGCGAGAGAAGACAGGAGTGAAAGAGGGGGAATTGACAATGAGTTTCAAGAGCATATTCCAGGATGTTCGAAACGCGGTCGACTGGATACATCTTCACGGTGACCTTAAGTCGAAAACCATCGAAAACTTGGACGAGTATGTGAAAAAGGACGAAAGGTTACCAATGTTCCTTAACAGGATCAGAGAAAGCGGGGCGAGAATATTCCTGTTAACGAATAGCGATTACGTTTTTACCGATAAGATTATGACTTATCTGTTTGACTTTCCTCATGGAGCGAAA TCCGATGAACCGCATCGGAATTGGAAAACCTATTTCGATACTATCGTGGTTGATGCTAGGAAACCGTTGTTCTTTGGTGAAGGTACGATTTTGCGACAAGTAGATACGAAAACTGGTGCATTGAAGCTTGGAACCCACAAAGGCCCGCTTCATACGG GAGAAGTCTATTCGGGAGGTTCGTGTGACGTTTTCACCGAACTGATAGGAGCTAAAGGCAAAGATGTATTATACGTCGGTGATCATATTTTTGGTGATATTTTGAAGAGTAAAAAGATCAGAGGGTGGAGAACATTTTTAATAGTGCCTGAATTAGTTCAAGAGCTTCACGTCTGGACAGACAAGTGTCAATTGTTTGCCGAATTACAGAATCTAGACGTTATGTTAGGGGAAATGTATAA AAATTTAGATAGCAGCACAAAAGAAAAGCCCGACATTTCTAAGCTCCGAGCTTCTATAAGAGATGTTACGCACAAAATGGATTTGTCTTACGGCATGATGGGTTCTCTGTTTCGAAGCGGAAGTAGACAAACCTTCTTTAGTAGTCAAGTAGTTAGGTATGCTGACCTTTATGCAGCAACTTTCTTGAACCTGATTTATTACCCGTTTTCGTACATGTTCAGAGCACCCGCTATGTTG atGCCCCATGAAAGCACCGTAGCCCACGAGCAGAGATTCGTAATGGAAACACCAATGATCAGTCGGTCCCGAACTTTTAAACtcaacgatgaagaagaagaaccaACCAGACCATCC ACGTTGTACGTGGAGTGTTCGAACAATCAAATTCCACACGCAAGGCCTGAAACTCCGCGCAATGTAACGCATACACACGACGAAGACTGTAGCGACGAAGACAGCGATTCCCAGAAGCAGGCGAACCAT GATTTTATACGACCCTGCTACGTAAACGGAGTACTCTAA
- the Nt5b gene encoding 5' nucleotidase B isoform X1, producing MCTADAWRIAKFLRFGILPRIMAIRRQRTDGLSTALRTNLSAAFTGPSDTRAIGNSTVRQSTMELESCNSHGDHENGPNTPLHENDPSGTRKYYRQASQRIFVNRSLHLENIKFYGFDMDYTLAEYKSPQYEQLGFTLLKDRLVSLGYPQEIKAFEYDPSFPVRGLWFDTLYGNLLKVDAYGNILVCVHGFEFLKHSQVYELYPNKFLQLDESRVYVLNTLFNLPETYLLACLIDFFTNSPQYTREKTGVKEGELTMSFKSIFQDVRNAVDWIHLHGDLKSKTIENLDEYVKKDERLPMFLNRIRESGARIFLLTNSDYVFTDKIMTYLFDFPHGAKSDEPHRNWKTYFDTIVVDARKPLFFGEGTILRQVDTKTGALKLGTHKGPLHTGEVYSGGSCDVFTELIGAKGKDVLYVGDHIFGDILKSKKIRGWRTFLIVPELVQELHVWTDKCQLFAELQNLDVMLGEMYKNLDSSTKEKPDISKLRASIRDVTHKMDLSYGMMGSLFRSGSRQTFFSSQVVRYADLYAATFLNLIYYPFSYMFRAPAMLMPHESTVAHEQRFVMETPMISRSRTFKLNDEEEEPTRPSKTLYVECSNNQIPHARPETPRNVTHTHDEDCSDEDSDSQKQANHDFIRPCYVNGVL from the exons ATGTGCACCGCGGACGCGTGGAGAATCGCGAAATTCCTTCGATTCGGAATTTTACCTCGAATTATGGCGATCAGACGACAGCGGACGGACGGGTTAAGCACGGCGCTACGAACGAATTTGTCCGCCGCCTTTACAGGTCCAAGTGACACGCGTGCGATTGGCAACTCAACTGTCCGGCAG TCAACCATGGAATTGGAAAGTTGCAACTCACATGGCGATCATGAAAACGGACCCAATACTCCTCTACACGAAAATGATCCCAGCGGaacaagaaaatattatcgacAAGCTAGTCAAAG AATTTTTGTCAACCGTAGTCTCCATTTAGAAAACATCAAGTTCTATGGCTTCGATATGGATTACACGTTGGCAG AGTACAAATCGCCACAGTACGAACAATTGGGTTTTACGTTATTGAAGGATCGTCTTGTGTCGTTGGGATATCCGCAAGAGATCAAGGCGTTCGAATACGACCCTAGTTTCCCAGTGCGAGGATTATGGTTCGACACGCTTTATGGGAATCTCCTCAAAGTGGACGCCTATGGAAACATCTTGGTCTGCGTCCACGGTTTCGAATTTTTGAAACA TTCACAAGTATACGAGCTTTATCCGAACAAATTTTTACAATTGGACGAGTCCAGGGTATACGTGCTCAACACACTGTTCAATCTTCCCGAAACGTATCTACTAGCGTGCCTAATCGACTTTTTTACCAATTCGCCGCAATACACGCGAGAGAAGACAGGAGTGAAAGAGGGGGAATTGACAATGAGTTTCAAGAGCATATTCCAGGATGTTCGAAACGCGGTCGACTGGATACATCTTCACGGTGACCTTAAGTCGAAAACCATCGAAAACTTGGACGAGTATGTGAAAAAGGACGAAAGGTTACCAATGTTCCTTAACAGGATCAGAGAAAGCGGGGCGAGAATATTCCTGTTAACGAATAGCGATTACGTTTTTACCGATAAGATTATGACTTATCTGTTTGACTTTCCTCATGGAGCGAAA TCCGATGAACCGCATCGGAATTGGAAAACCTATTTCGATACTATCGTGGTTGATGCTAGGAAACCGTTGTTCTTTGGTGAAGGTACGATTTTGCGACAAGTAGATACGAAAACTGGTGCATTGAAGCTTGGAACCCACAAAGGCCCGCTTCATACGG GAGAAGTCTATTCGGGAGGTTCGTGTGACGTTTTCACCGAACTGATAGGAGCTAAAGGCAAAGATGTATTATACGTCGGTGATCATATTTTTGGTGATATTTTGAAGAGTAAAAAGATCAGAGGGTGGAGAACATTTTTAATAGTGCCTGAATTAGTTCAAGAGCTTCACGTCTGGACAGACAAGTGTCAATTGTTTGCCGAATTACAGAATCTAGACGTTATGTTAGGGGAAATGTATAA AAATTTAGATAGCAGCACAAAAGAAAAGCCCGACATTTCTAAGCTCCGAGCTTCTATAAGAGATGTTACGCACAAAATGGATTTGTCTTACGGCATGATGGGTTCTCTGTTTCGAAGCGGAAGTAGACAAACCTTCTTTAGTAGTCAAGTAGTTAGGTATGCTGACCTTTATGCAGCAACTTTCTTGAACCTGATTTATTACCCGTTTTCGTACATGTTCAGAGCACCCGCTATGTTG atGCCCCATGAAAGCACCGTAGCCCACGAGCAGAGATTCGTAATGGAAACACCAATGATCAGTCGGTCCCGAACTTTTAAACtcaacgatgaagaagaagaaccaACCAGACCATCC AAGACGTTGTACGTGGAGTGTTCGAACAATCAAATTCCACACGCAAGGCCTGAAACTCCGCGCAATGTAACGCATACACACGACGAAGACTGTAGCGACGAAGACAGCGATTCCCAGAAGCAGGCGAACCAT GATTTTATACGACCCTGCTACGTAAACGGAGTACTCTAA
- the Nt5b gene encoding 5' nucleotidase B isoform X6, with product MWLKDASDVVSAANIANSRCCVQNEIFVNRSLHLENIKFYGFDMDYTLAEYKSPQYEQLGFTLLKDRLVSLGYPQEIKAFEYDPSFPVRGLWFDTLYGNLLKVDAYGNILVCVHGFEFLKHSQVYELYPNKFLQLDESRVYVLNTLFNLPETYLLACLIDFFTNSPQYTREKTGVKEGELTMSFKSIFQDVRNAVDWIHLHGDLKSKTIENLDEYVKKDERLPMFLNRIRESGARIFLLTNSDYVFTDKIMTYLFDFPHGAKSDEPHRNWKTYFDTIVVDARKPLFFGEGTILRQVDTKTGALKLGTHKGPLHTGEVYSGGSCDVFTELIGAKGKDVLYVGDHIFGDILKSKKIRGWRTFLIVPELVQELHVWTDKCQLFAELQNLDVMLGEMYKNLDSSTKEKPDISKLRASIRDVTHKMDLSYGMMGSLFRSGSRQTFFSSQVVRYADLYAATFLNLIYYPFSYMFRAPAMLMPHESTVAHEQRFVMETPMISRSRTFKLNDEEEEPTRPSKTLYVECSNNQIPHARPETPRNVTHTHDEDCSDEDSDSQKQANHDFIRPCYVNGVL from the exons atgtGGCTGAAGGACGCGAGTGATGTCGTATCGGCTGCGAATATCGCGAACTCGCGATGCTGTGTCCAAAACGA AATTTTTGTCAACCGTAGTCTCCATTTAGAAAACATCAAGTTCTATGGCTTCGATATGGATTACACGTTGGCAG AGTACAAATCGCCACAGTACGAACAATTGGGTTTTACGTTATTGAAGGATCGTCTTGTGTCGTTGGGATATCCGCAAGAGATCAAGGCGTTCGAATACGACCCTAGTTTCCCAGTGCGAGGATTATGGTTCGACACGCTTTATGGGAATCTCCTCAAAGTGGACGCCTATGGAAACATCTTGGTCTGCGTCCACGGTTTCGAATTTTTGAAACA TTCACAAGTATACGAGCTTTATCCGAACAAATTTTTACAATTGGACGAGTCCAGGGTATACGTGCTCAACACACTGTTCAATCTTCCCGAAACGTATCTACTAGCGTGCCTAATCGACTTTTTTACCAATTCGCCGCAATACACGCGAGAGAAGACAGGAGTGAAAGAGGGGGAATTGACAATGAGTTTCAAGAGCATATTCCAGGATGTTCGAAACGCGGTCGACTGGATACATCTTCACGGTGACCTTAAGTCGAAAACCATCGAAAACTTGGACGAGTATGTGAAAAAGGACGAAAGGTTACCAATGTTCCTTAACAGGATCAGAGAAAGCGGGGCGAGAATATTCCTGTTAACGAATAGCGATTACGTTTTTACCGATAAGATTATGACTTATCTGTTTGACTTTCCTCATGGAGCGAAA TCCGATGAACCGCATCGGAATTGGAAAACCTATTTCGATACTATCGTGGTTGATGCTAGGAAACCGTTGTTCTTTGGTGAAGGTACGATTTTGCGACAAGTAGATACGAAAACTGGTGCATTGAAGCTTGGAACCCACAAAGGCCCGCTTCATACGG GAGAAGTCTATTCGGGAGGTTCGTGTGACGTTTTCACCGAACTGATAGGAGCTAAAGGCAAAGATGTATTATACGTCGGTGATCATATTTTTGGTGATATTTTGAAGAGTAAAAAGATCAGAGGGTGGAGAACATTTTTAATAGTGCCTGAATTAGTTCAAGAGCTTCACGTCTGGACAGACAAGTGTCAATTGTTTGCCGAATTACAGAATCTAGACGTTATGTTAGGGGAAATGTATAA AAATTTAGATAGCAGCACAAAAGAAAAGCCCGACATTTCTAAGCTCCGAGCTTCTATAAGAGATGTTACGCACAAAATGGATTTGTCTTACGGCATGATGGGTTCTCTGTTTCGAAGCGGAAGTAGACAAACCTTCTTTAGTAGTCAAGTAGTTAGGTATGCTGACCTTTATGCAGCAACTTTCTTGAACCTGATTTATTACCCGTTTTCGTACATGTTCAGAGCACCCGCTATGTTG atGCCCCATGAAAGCACCGTAGCCCACGAGCAGAGATTCGTAATGGAAACACCAATGATCAGTCGGTCCCGAACTTTTAAACtcaacgatgaagaagaagaaccaACCAGACCATCC AAGACGTTGTACGTGGAGTGTTCGAACAATCAAATTCCACACGCAAGGCCTGAAACTCCGCGCAATGTAACGCATACACACGACGAAGACTGTAGCGACGAAGACAGCGATTCCCAGAAGCAGGCGAACCAT GATTTTATACGACCCTGCTACGTAAACGGAGTACTCTAA
- the Nt5b gene encoding 5' nucleotidase B isoform X5, whose amino-acid sequence MELESCNSHGDHENGPNTPLHENDPSGTRKYYRQASQRIFVNRSLHLENIKFYGFDMDYTLAEYKSPQYEQLGFTLLKDRLVSLGYPQEIKAFEYDPSFPVRGLWFDTLYGNLLKVDAYGNILVCVHGFEFLKHSQVYELYPNKFLQLDESRVYVLNTLFNLPETYLLACLIDFFTNSPQYTREKTGVKEGELTMSFKSIFQDVRNAVDWIHLHGDLKSKTIENLDEYVKKDERLPMFLNRIRESGARIFLLTNSDYVFTDKIMTYLFDFPHGAKSDEPHRNWKTYFDTIVVDARKPLFFGEGTILRQVDTKTGALKLGTHKGPLHTGEVYSGGSCDVFTELIGAKGKDVLYVGDHIFGDILKSKKIRGWRTFLIVPELVQELHVWTDKCQLFAELQNLDVMLGEMYKNLDSSTKEKPDISKLRASIRDVTHKMDLSYGMMGSLFRSGSRQTFFSSQVVRYADLYAATFLNLIYYPFSYMFRAPAMLMPHESTVAHEQRFVMETPMISRSRTFKLNDEEEEPTRPSKTLYVECSNNQIPHARPETPRNVTHTHDEDCSDEDSDSQKQANHDFIRPCYVNGVL is encoded by the exons ATGGAATTGGAAAGTTGCAACTCACATGGCGATCATGAAAACGGACCCAATACTCCTCTACACGAAAATGATCCCAGCGGaacaagaaaatattatcgacAAGCTAGTCAAAG AATTTTTGTCAACCGTAGTCTCCATTTAGAAAACATCAAGTTCTATGGCTTCGATATGGATTACACGTTGGCAG AGTACAAATCGCCACAGTACGAACAATTGGGTTTTACGTTATTGAAGGATCGTCTTGTGTCGTTGGGATATCCGCAAGAGATCAAGGCGTTCGAATACGACCCTAGTTTCCCAGTGCGAGGATTATGGTTCGACACGCTTTATGGGAATCTCCTCAAAGTGGACGCCTATGGAAACATCTTGGTCTGCGTCCACGGTTTCGAATTTTTGAAACA TTCACAAGTATACGAGCTTTATCCGAACAAATTTTTACAATTGGACGAGTCCAGGGTATACGTGCTCAACACACTGTTCAATCTTCCCGAAACGTATCTACTAGCGTGCCTAATCGACTTTTTTACCAATTCGCCGCAATACACGCGAGAGAAGACAGGAGTGAAAGAGGGGGAATTGACAATGAGTTTCAAGAGCATATTCCAGGATGTTCGAAACGCGGTCGACTGGATACATCTTCACGGTGACCTTAAGTCGAAAACCATCGAAAACTTGGACGAGTATGTGAAAAAGGACGAAAGGTTACCAATGTTCCTTAACAGGATCAGAGAAAGCGGGGCGAGAATATTCCTGTTAACGAATAGCGATTACGTTTTTACCGATAAGATTATGACTTATCTGTTTGACTTTCCTCATGGAGCGAAA TCCGATGAACCGCATCGGAATTGGAAAACCTATTTCGATACTATCGTGGTTGATGCTAGGAAACCGTTGTTCTTTGGTGAAGGTACGATTTTGCGACAAGTAGATACGAAAACTGGTGCATTGAAGCTTGGAACCCACAAAGGCCCGCTTCATACGG GAGAAGTCTATTCGGGAGGTTCGTGTGACGTTTTCACCGAACTGATAGGAGCTAAAGGCAAAGATGTATTATACGTCGGTGATCATATTTTTGGTGATATTTTGAAGAGTAAAAAGATCAGAGGGTGGAGAACATTTTTAATAGTGCCTGAATTAGTTCAAGAGCTTCACGTCTGGACAGACAAGTGTCAATTGTTTGCCGAATTACAGAATCTAGACGTTATGTTAGGGGAAATGTATAA AAATTTAGATAGCAGCACAAAAGAAAAGCCCGACATTTCTAAGCTCCGAGCTTCTATAAGAGATGTTACGCACAAAATGGATTTGTCTTACGGCATGATGGGTTCTCTGTTTCGAAGCGGAAGTAGACAAACCTTCTTTAGTAGTCAAGTAGTTAGGTATGCTGACCTTTATGCAGCAACTTTCTTGAACCTGATTTATTACCCGTTTTCGTACATGTTCAGAGCACCCGCTATGTTG atGCCCCATGAAAGCACCGTAGCCCACGAGCAGAGATTCGTAATGGAAACACCAATGATCAGTCGGTCCCGAACTTTTAAACtcaacgatgaagaagaagaaccaACCAGACCATCC AAGACGTTGTACGTGGAGTGTTCGAACAATCAAATTCCACACGCAAGGCCTGAAACTCCGCGCAATGTAACGCATACACACGACGAAGACTGTAGCGACGAAGACAGCGATTCCCAGAAGCAGGCGAACCAT GATTTTATACGACCCTGCTACGTAAACGGAGTACTCTAA
- the Nt5b gene encoding 5' nucleotidase B isoform X4, giving the protein MYIFLRNHSLSTMELESCNSHGDHENGPNTPLHENDPSGTRKYYRQASQRIFVNRSLHLENIKFYGFDMDYTLAEYKSPQYEQLGFTLLKDRLVSLGYPQEIKAFEYDPSFPVRGLWFDTLYGNLLKVDAYGNILVCVHGFEFLKHSQVYELYPNKFLQLDESRVYVLNTLFNLPETYLLACLIDFFTNSPQYTREKTGVKEGELTMSFKSIFQDVRNAVDWIHLHGDLKSKTIENLDEYVKKDERLPMFLNRIRESGARIFLLTNSDYVFTDKIMTYLFDFPHGAKSDEPHRNWKTYFDTIVVDARKPLFFGEGTILRQVDTKTGALKLGTHKGPLHTGEVYSGGSCDVFTELIGAKGKDVLYVGDHIFGDILKSKKIRGWRTFLIVPELVQELHVWTDKCQLFAELQNLDVMLGEMYKNLDSSTKEKPDISKLRASIRDVTHKMDLSYGMMGSLFRSGSRQTFFSSQVVRYADLYAATFLNLIYYPFSYMFRAPAMLMPHESTVAHEQRFVMETPMISRSRTFKLNDEEEEPTRPSKTLYVECSNNQIPHARPETPRNVTHTHDEDCSDEDSDSQKQANHDFIRPCYVNGVL; this is encoded by the exons ATGTATATTTTCTTAAGAAATCACAGCCTT TCAACCATGGAATTGGAAAGTTGCAACTCACATGGCGATCATGAAAACGGACCCAATACTCCTCTACACGAAAATGATCCCAGCGGaacaagaaaatattatcgacAAGCTAGTCAAAG AATTTTTGTCAACCGTAGTCTCCATTTAGAAAACATCAAGTTCTATGGCTTCGATATGGATTACACGTTGGCAG AGTACAAATCGCCACAGTACGAACAATTGGGTTTTACGTTATTGAAGGATCGTCTTGTGTCGTTGGGATATCCGCAAGAGATCAAGGCGTTCGAATACGACCCTAGTTTCCCAGTGCGAGGATTATGGTTCGACACGCTTTATGGGAATCTCCTCAAAGTGGACGCCTATGGAAACATCTTGGTCTGCGTCCACGGTTTCGAATTTTTGAAACA TTCACAAGTATACGAGCTTTATCCGAACAAATTTTTACAATTGGACGAGTCCAGGGTATACGTGCTCAACACACTGTTCAATCTTCCCGAAACGTATCTACTAGCGTGCCTAATCGACTTTTTTACCAATTCGCCGCAATACACGCGAGAGAAGACAGGAGTGAAAGAGGGGGAATTGACAATGAGTTTCAAGAGCATATTCCAGGATGTTCGAAACGCGGTCGACTGGATACATCTTCACGGTGACCTTAAGTCGAAAACCATCGAAAACTTGGACGAGTATGTGAAAAAGGACGAAAGGTTACCAATGTTCCTTAACAGGATCAGAGAAAGCGGGGCGAGAATATTCCTGTTAACGAATAGCGATTACGTTTTTACCGATAAGATTATGACTTATCTGTTTGACTTTCCTCATGGAGCGAAA TCCGATGAACCGCATCGGAATTGGAAAACCTATTTCGATACTATCGTGGTTGATGCTAGGAAACCGTTGTTCTTTGGTGAAGGTACGATTTTGCGACAAGTAGATACGAAAACTGGTGCATTGAAGCTTGGAACCCACAAAGGCCCGCTTCATACGG GAGAAGTCTATTCGGGAGGTTCGTGTGACGTTTTCACCGAACTGATAGGAGCTAAAGGCAAAGATGTATTATACGTCGGTGATCATATTTTTGGTGATATTTTGAAGAGTAAAAAGATCAGAGGGTGGAGAACATTTTTAATAGTGCCTGAATTAGTTCAAGAGCTTCACGTCTGGACAGACAAGTGTCAATTGTTTGCCGAATTACAGAATCTAGACGTTATGTTAGGGGAAATGTATAA AAATTTAGATAGCAGCACAAAAGAAAAGCCCGACATTTCTAAGCTCCGAGCTTCTATAAGAGATGTTACGCACAAAATGGATTTGTCTTACGGCATGATGGGTTCTCTGTTTCGAAGCGGAAGTAGACAAACCTTCTTTAGTAGTCAAGTAGTTAGGTATGCTGACCTTTATGCAGCAACTTTCTTGAACCTGATTTATTACCCGTTTTCGTACATGTTCAGAGCACCCGCTATGTTG atGCCCCATGAAAGCACCGTAGCCCACGAGCAGAGATTCGTAATGGAAACACCAATGATCAGTCGGTCCCGAACTTTTAAACtcaacgatgaagaagaagaaccaACCAGACCATCC AAGACGTTGTACGTGGAGTGTTCGAACAATCAAATTCCACACGCAAGGCCTGAAACTCCGCGCAATGTAACGCATACACACGACGAAGACTGTAGCGACGAAGACAGCGATTCCCAGAAGCAGGCGAACCAT GATTTTATACGACCCTGCTACGTAAACGGAGTACTCTAA